Proteins found in one Flexistipes sp. genomic segment:
- a CDS encoding ABC transporter permease, whose amino-acid sequence MSNIPRVPLGDWIEAFITFLVDNLSVLTQAFSTVTEQGLDWLESAFLFLPPWLFIIVASALTYWATKRKGVTLFALIGLLLIWNLDLWRASISTLSLVIVATFFSIFAGVPIGILAALYQKVYKIVTPILDFMQTLPAFVYLIPAISFFGLGKVPAIFATVIFSIPPTIRLTALGIRQVPKDLVECSEAFGSNKKQRLVQLQLPIAKSTIMAGVNQTIMLALSMVVIAAMIGAAGLGGEVWRGIQRLWVGRSFEAGIGIVIIAIILDRITQSVAK is encoded by the coding sequence ATGAGTAATATTCCAAGGGTACCGTTAGGTGACTGGATAGAAGCTTTTATAACTTTTTTGGTTGATAATCTGTCTGTGCTTACGCAGGCTTTCTCTACTGTAACTGAACAGGGGCTGGACTGGCTGGAATCTGCTTTTCTATTTTTACCGCCATGGCTGTTTATAATTGTTGCCAGTGCCCTTACTTACTGGGCAACAAAAAGGAAAGGTGTTACGCTTTTTGCACTGATAGGGCTTTTGCTGATCTGGAATTTGGATTTGTGGCGCGCATCTATAAGCACATTGTCACTTGTTATCGTTGCTACATTTTTTTCAATATTCGCAGGAGTCCCTATAGGTATATTGGCAGCACTTTATCAGAAAGTATATAAAATAGTTACGCCAATTCTGGATTTTATGCAGACACTGCCTGCTTTTGTATATCTTATTCCCGCTATTTCTTTTTTCGGTCTGGGGAAAGTACCTGCGATATTTGCTACAGTTATTTTCTCCATTCCTCCTACGATACGTTTAACAGCTCTTGGAATCCGTCAGGTTCCGAAAGATCTCGTTGAATGTTCGGAAGCTTTTGGTTCCAATAAGAAGCAGCGTTTGGTTCAATTGCAGCTTCCTATTGCCAAATCGACAATAATGGCAGGGGTCAACCAGACGATTATGCTCGCTCTTTCAATGGTTGTTATTGCAGCTATGATTGGTGCAGCCGGACTTGGTGGCGAAGTTTGGCGTGGTATACAGAGACTTTGGGTAGGCAGAAGTTTTGAAGCCGGTATAGGTATTGTTATTATCGCTATAATACTTGATCGTATCACACAAAGTGTGGCGAAATAG
- a CDS encoding glycine betaine ABC transporter substrate-binding protein, translated as MKKLTKIIAVMLTMLILSATAVMAKQEKVTIPYVEWARCVAITHVAGGILEDLGYDVQLRSVANAAMWASVNTGDSDALMCAWLPLTHGDLYKKYQDGIENAQTNYEGAVTGLVVPSYVKADSISELADYKEKFNGEIIGIDPGAGMSKAIDKAIKNDTSNLGEFRYVTGSGAIMMASLDRAIKNNEWIVVPLWKPHWAFGAYDLKVLKDKNGIFSESETIDTIVRKDLKEDDKLLYSFFSNFDWTKLDLSPVLLDNKNQMAPSKSAEKFIENNKEKINKLLEPVKEAAK; from the coding sequence ATGAAAAAATTGACTAAAATTATTGCTGTAATGCTGACAATGTTAATTTTGTCTGCAACTGCAGTTATGGCTAAGCAAGAGAAAGTTACCATTCCTTATGTGGAATGGGCAAGGTGTGTGGCAATTACACATGTTGCAGGTGGTATCCTTGAAGACTTAGGATATGATGTTCAGCTCAGATCCGTTGCAAACGCTGCAATGTGGGCATCAGTAAATACTGGCGATTCCGATGCACTTATGTGTGCCTGGCTACCTCTCACTCATGGTGACCTTTATAAGAAATACCAGGATGGCATTGAGAATGCCCAGACAAACTATGAGGGAGCAGTTACAGGTCTTGTAGTACCTTCCTATGTTAAAGCTGACAGTATTTCAGAACTTGCAGATTATAAAGAGAAGTTCAACGGTGAAATCATAGGTATTGATCCCGGTGCAGGTATGTCCAAGGCGATTGACAAGGCTATTAAAAATGATACATCAAATCTCGGCGAGTTTAGGTATGTGACCGGCAGTGGTGCTATTATGATGGCAAGCCTTGACAGAGCAATCAAAAATAACGAATGGATCGTTGTTCCTCTTTGGAAACCTCATTGGGCATTCGGTGCTTATGATCTGAAAGTTCTGAAAGATAAAAACGGTATTTTCAGTGAATCTGAAACAATTGACACCATTGTACGTAAAGATTTGAAAGAGGATGACAAGCTTCTGTACAGTTTTTTCAGCAACTTTGACTGGACAAAGTTAGATCTCAGTCCTGTTTTACTTGATAACAAGAACCAGATGGCTCCTTCAAAGAGTGCCGAGAAATTTATCGAGAATAACAAAGAGAAGATCAACAAGCTGTTAGAACCTGTTAAAGAAGCAGCTAAGTAA
- a CDS encoding ABC transporter ATP-binding protein, with the protein MIQANNLFVELKHSQPRTYILRDISLELKKGEILGIAGESGSGKTVLSKTLMGLIKEPLIKTDGTISIKGEKYSSLSHLKKYRGRFFSMIFQNPSASLNPVFTVGYQLIETLITFNKGMNKKEAEKEAVKLLSEVEIDHPEERMKSYPHNLSGGMNQRVMIALALSTNPEILIADEPTTALDVTIQAQIIDLLLKLNKQKSISIIFISHDLSLLQTICDNILILYAGELMEKISASDLKSNIIRHPYTYALKSCIPDINKKEDFLFSIPGTIKSNTAEDDNRCVFHDRCNHMTNICETKKPEINGSINYKCHHPLLQK; encoded by the coding sequence ATGATTCAGGCAAATAACCTCTTTGTAGAACTAAAGCATTCCCAACCAAGAACTTATATCTTAAGAGATATTTCACTGGAACTTAAAAAAGGTGAGATCCTTGGAATTGCAGGAGAATCAGGCTCGGGAAAGACAGTCCTTTCAAAAACATTGATGGGGCTGATAAAGGAGCCTCTCATAAAAACAGACGGCACAATCAGTATAAAAGGTGAAAAATATTCCAGTCTTTCCCATTTGAAAAAGTATCGCGGCCGCTTTTTCTCAATGATATTCCAGAACCCTTCCGCTTCACTAAATCCGGTATTTACAGTAGGTTACCAACTTATTGAAACTCTTATAACATTTAATAAGGGTATGAATAAGAAAGAAGCTGAAAAAGAGGCTGTCAAACTGCTTTCGGAAGTTGAAATAGATCATCCTGAGGAACGCATGAAAAGTTATCCGCATAATTTAAGCGGCGGAATGAACCAAAGAGTTATGATAGCACTCGCCCTTTCAACAAATCCCGAAATTCTTATTGCAGACGAACCCACAACTGCTCTGGATGTTACAATTCAGGCTCAGATAATAGATTTACTGCTTAAACTGAATAAACAAAAATCAATCTCAATTATATTCATCTCCCATGATCTGTCTCTGCTACAGACAATATGTGACAACATTTTAATTTTATATGCCGGCGAGTTAATGGAAAAGATAAGTGCTTCTGATCTTAAATCAAATATAATAAGGCATCCGTATACCTATGCTCTGAAAAGCTGCATCCCTGATATTAACAAAAAAGAAGATTTCCTTTTTTCCATTCCGGGCACAATTAAATCCAATACCGCTGAAGATGATAACAGATGCGTATTTCACGACAGATGCAATCATATGACAAATATATGTGAAACCAAAAAACCTGAGATAAATGGAAGCATTAACTACAAATGTCATCACCCGCTTTTGCAAAAGTAA
- the dnaG gene encoding DNA primase produces the protein MTRSEGLLEEILERVDIAEYISQFVDLKKTGSSFKGLCPFHDERTPSFSVTPEKKLYHCFGCGAAGNVVGFAMKYHNLDFVDAMKMLCERYNIVFEQRERPRHYNEILEIHKELLVRSKQDLIGNTGRHALEYMLKRGFDRQILDEFDIGFFPENFDISFLRKKYSKNSLAATGLFYEYSGRLKFKFAGRLSFPIKDTMGNVIAFSGRSLKDDVKPKYINSPTTDVFEKRKFLYNMDGAKSKMKEEKTGIVVEGYIDVMRCSQAGIKNTVSPMGTSFTKEQAALLKRYCDDVILVFDGDFAGKKAAYRSLETFIDINFFPQVVFLPEEDDPDSLIKEKGVSAFLEKLESRKDLFVTYINNLSKYADSYQKKLKIIERIKSLLIKVKNPYLKDEYFAQTAKIFGLNEETLRKDIEFSSHKNTFNTIEKRGGKLNYFCEENFLASLFSLSEDVIDSLLEDMNEEYFSDENFRKIYKKIIDVLKNGDIMHVLLNDEEIGEIASNILITDFGDEDPYAVALKNKNKLRFNYLERMKKIKINELSQFKNDPVKSEEILEKLNKILTEIKELRSSVLEV, from the coding sequence ATGACAAGATCAGAAGGTTTGCTGGAAGAAATTTTGGAAAGGGTGGATATTGCTGAGTATATTTCCCAATTTGTCGATTTGAAGAAAACGGGCAGCAGCTTTAAAGGGTTATGCCCTTTTCATGATGAAAGAACCCCTTCATTCTCTGTAACACCTGAGAAAAAACTTTACCACTGTTTTGGATGCGGTGCAGCCGGCAATGTCGTTGGATTTGCAATGAAATATCATAACCTGGATTTTGTGGATGCAATGAAAATGCTGTGTGAGCGTTACAATATCGTATTCGAGCAGCGAGAGCGCCCGAGACATTACAATGAGATACTTGAAATTCATAAAGAGCTTCTTGTCCGTTCCAAGCAGGATTTAATCGGTAATACCGGCAGGCATGCTTTGGAGTATATGCTGAAAAGAGGTTTTGACAGGCAGATACTGGATGAGTTTGATATCGGTTTTTTCCCGGAAAATTTTGACATATCGTTTTTAAGGAAAAAATATTCCAAAAATTCACTTGCAGCTACAGGTCTTTTTTACGAATATTCCGGGCGGTTGAAATTTAAGTTTGCTGGCCGGCTGAGTTTCCCCATTAAAGATACTATGGGGAATGTTATTGCCTTCAGCGGACGGTCACTGAAAGATGATGTGAAACCGAAATATATAAATTCGCCCACGACAGATGTTTTTGAAAAACGCAAATTTCTCTACAACATGGACGGTGCTAAATCTAAGATGAAAGAGGAAAAAACGGGAATTGTTGTAGAAGGTTATATCGACGTAATGCGGTGCAGTCAGGCAGGTATCAAAAATACCGTTTCTCCTATGGGAACATCCTTTACTAAAGAGCAGGCAGCGCTTCTTAAACGTTACTGCGATGATGTCATACTCGTGTTTGACGGAGATTTTGCAGGAAAAAAAGCAGCTTACAGATCACTGGAAACGTTTATAGATATAAATTTTTTCCCACAGGTTGTTTTTCTGCCGGAGGAGGATGATCCTGATTCTTTGATAAAAGAAAAAGGTGTTTCTGCTTTTTTGGAAAAGCTTGAAAGCAGAAAAGATTTGTTTGTCACTTATATAAACAATTTGTCAAAGTATGCAGATTCATACCAGAAAAAGCTCAAAATCATAGAAAGGATTAAATCACTCCTGATCAAAGTTAAAAACCCGTATTTAAAAGATGAGTATTTTGCCCAGACAGCAAAGATTTTTGGTTTAAATGAAGAAACTTTACGCAAAGATATTGAATTTTCTTCACATAAGAATACTTTTAATACAATTGAAAAAAGAGGTGGTAAATTAAATTATTTTTGTGAGGAAAATTTTCTCGCCTCCTTATTTAGTCTTTCAGAAGATGTTATCGATTCTTTGTTGGAAGATATGAATGAAGAATATTTCAGTGATGAAAATTTTAGAAAGATTTATAAAAAAATTATTGATGTTTTGAAAAATGGTGATATTATGCATGTTCTGCTCAATGATGAAGAGATAGGGGAGATTGCCTCGAACATCTTAATCACGGACTTTGGGGATGAAGATCCTTATGCCGTGGCTCTTAAAAACAAAAATAAGTTAAGGTTTAATTATCTGGAAAGGATGAAAAAAATTAAAATCAATGAACTTAGTCAGTTCAAAAACGATCCTGTTAAATCTGAAGAAATACTTGAAAAACTCAATAAAATATTAACCGAAATTAAAGAACTCAGATCGTCAGTTTTGGAGGTTTAA